The DNA sequence CGATATTATATACATTAGGAGTGTGGAGTGAGTTAAGTCTCACAACAAGTTAGCCACAATAATTTGGTTCGAACTCACCTTTAGTGAGAATTGAACATAAGATATCTTGCTtataaatgaagatgaataaTACTAAACCGTAGTAATAAACACTAGTAACATTTgatttctaaataaaaaattaactacTTTTATAAAAGTGTACAAAATCCTATGATTTTCATTTCTAGACGTGTCTCCACTTTGCACcaaaatattcaatttttatgAAAGTTGTATATCCCTCTCATCATTCCAAATTTAAACCAAAGTTGAAAAGATGCATAATTGAAGTGAAAAAGATCATGATCTATCAATCAACCAAATGAAAAAGATTACCaactttcacacacacacacacacacacacacacgcacacacacaagCATCCAAGTAAAGTTACCCTCCTTATATCATAATCATAACAATTCCAGAGGAGGGAGTGCTTGAAAGTTGTTCAACTTTTCCCAattcataaatttcaaaattgaaacATCATGTGTGGTCGGGTCTCGCCGTACGTGACACCTTTTGGAGAGAAAGTAGGGAATTTTatcacaataattttttttgtcaaacgatatattttgttatattagataTTAAATTAGTAATTGACGAGATTTTAACCCACGCCATCATACAAGGGCTTCACCACAATAATTTACCCAAAGTGTaattttcacttcctttctttctatttcttcCCCAAACACTACAATTAGTTACAGTACGCTTGAATATGGAGTGCTGccaaccgaaaaaaaaaaaaaaaaaaaaaaaaaagagagaaaaatattgTATGTGGCTAATAAGATGCATGGCACGCACATAgtataaattttgtttatacAAGTTGagaacaaggttctaaaaaacgttaggcgTTAGTCGGGAGGTGGGCTGGcacctagtgcctaggcggatttaggtaaatttcttgtatatcttgtaaataagtgcatattgatacttgcaaaaaaattatacttgtatgaaatccatagataagataataaaagaatgataaaatgcaaaaagtgtatccaacaagtccaaaattcaaaaacacattaagcatatatgccatataaccatagtgaggagtattgtaggatgacacatgtacaacaagttcaTAATTTTAAATCACTTAGACTTAGAtaggattattttattttattttttaatttcattataaaaaaaaaagaaaaccgcCTAGAACCGCCTAGCCCCGCCTAGCCGTGCCTAGAGCCCATCTGATTTTTCCCACCGATTTGCAAGAAAACGCATCAGCTCACCACCGCCTAATGCCTAGGTGGCTAGGcatttttttagaacattggttgagaaacgaatATAAAGCATGAATGATGCCGCACATATATTGGTGTAGTCTTCTAAACCATTATAAAAAATCATGAGAAAATTGGAGAAGTGATCTCTTAACTTTAGCTCAATTGAAGTTTTGGTCCCTAAACTAAAACATCTTGAGTATTGGTCCTTAAACTTGTAACAATGTGAAGCAAtagtcttttttgttttttttgttttgttttgtttttttttttttttaacaaatgatattatctatactgaAGGGGAGAGGGGTGAGCTGAGTCTCACAATAGGCtggtaataatatggttcaaatttttttttggcaagaatcgaacctaagacctctcacttactcGGCAAAGCAATAGTCCTTTTAGCTAATTTCGTTGGAACCAATACTCATAGCTTTTGAGTTGAGCGACCAAAACTCTAATTGGACCAAACTTCAAGGACTATTGCTCTAATTTTCTAAAAAACTGATAATCATGAtaaaaagggttttttttttaacttcagggactaagctggactgacttAATGAAGCGTTTGGAGTAGTGTCGGACTAAAAAGAAGGATAATAACAAACtacaatattatattttttaattcatatctaataatattatattaattaattctatcttttttattctaataaaactctccctctctctggaAGCCTCCATCCTTTTCTCCCTCTTTATCTCCCTCGTTCTCTCCGTCCCATGCTTTCCTTcccttccctctttttttccgaTTAAttgccaaattttttttagcaaaacGAAGAATCGAGCTTGGTTTTTCAGGTTTTTGTTTGGTGCAAGATTACAACTGGAGAGAGCTTTCCCAAGTCCGTGGATTCAATCGGAGCCGCAAGTCTATGGAGCGGCAGAACCGGCTTGCAGTGATGCCTGGCGAGCTGACCGGTGACGAGTTGGGGAAGTGAGAGACGGCAATGGCTTGGTGGCTTGGATTTCTTGGATTCGTTTCCCCAAACCCAATGTTGCAGACTTGGAGATCTTTTGAGATGGAGAAgatggaggaggagagagagagagttagagaAACAGAAGGCAAGTTATCGCTCAAGCCTAGGGCGAAGCAAAGCAACATGAGGTGAAGCGAAGAACAGAAACGGGACTACGAACCCCCTTGTTTTTGGTGGCTCTTGCTAAGCCCACCTAGCGAAGGATTTAGTCGGCACGAGTCCGACTTAATCCCATTAAACACAATCCCAATTTACACCAAACACAGGACTATTGATTCTAGCTAAGTAGTCTAGTCCAGTGAAACTTAAGCCGGCCAAACAAACGCGCCCTAAAGGAGTGTGGGAGTGGACTAAGTCTCACACTGGGCTAGCCATATTAATGTGGTTCGAAttcgcatttggcgagaatcgaacttaaacctctcacttacaagtgaaaaataatACAACTAAACCGTATTATTAAGTGGCTCATGATAAAAAGGTTTTAAAGTTACTTGAATATATACTaataattttgatatttaaatGTGATGGTAATTTTGAGTAAACCTTAATTCTACTCAATTTTCTTACATTTTGACAAGAAGAATGATTGTCTTAGGGTGTAGAATTGTATCCTAGCGCTTGGTCTTTAAATTTctaacaacaaattaatttattagGTTTTTAGTATCTAACTTTGATCCCATTTAGGATTTATCGGGATGTATTGTACATGAAGTTTGATAGACTTTGgatgatttttaaatttaagtgtATTCAATACAGACTTTTAAGGAGTCAACAAAAGTCTCCCTACATTGATTAAAGACTTTTTATGACTTCTAAAAAGTCTATGGAAATCTTGAGGTATTCACTTATGACTTTTTGTGAGTCTATAAAGAATCTAGTGTATTCAAAATTTCACTtattttgccacttagtactatgatccaaagatattcctctttacttataagtaagaagtcttaggttcaattctcactaaatgcgaatttgaacatTACTAtggctagtccattgtgaggcgtAGTCCACTCCCCcactcccttagtgtaaatattaacatttgttaaaacaaaaaaatcacttattttaaaggattttaaaaattcatgaattttaatGGACTTTTAGTGCTTTttatagaaatttttttgtcaTAGCAAGTCAAGCCTTTCCTCtaagattttgatgaatttcatttttcttaattctCTGATGATATACTCCACCACCTACTATAATGGAACAACTATCATTATCACCATTTTCAACACCATGTCGCCACTACTACCTTACCATGATCATCTACTCCCCCACCCCAACCATTGTCACCATTAGCTCCACCAACGTCATTGTCATGAGCATCATGACCACCACCTACATCACCATATACCACCGGCATCACCACACCATCACCACCGCCCCCATCCTTGCTCCTCTACCACCCTAACACCACAATTGCCACTTGACACTTCCACCACCATTCTTGCCGCTACTGTTGCCACTACCACCTCATAAGGGCACTTTGTCATAGTCCTAGTCACCATCTCAATaatgaaaacttaaaataaaataaaataaaataaataatgctTATTAATAAATTGGTAATTAAAAAGTCCATTACAAtccataaaattttaaaaattctagCTTCGAATGCTCTAGAATTATGCAAAAGTCTATCATGTAACTCAACAAAAGTATATCATtaaaagtctacgaaattttatggaatttataatagttaataaaaatttacTAAATCTGTGAAAGTCTATCACTTTTTACTCAACAAAAATCTATATAAATCTTAATACGATACAAAGTTGATAATTTTTAACCTCAAGCCTAAATTGAAGTTATAAAGGAGACCGATCAGATATCCTAAATGAAGTGAGATTTTCTCGAGTAACTAAAATGGACATAACTAAGGACAAAACGTCCTGCGCAGAAAATGCATATTTATCATTTAGGACTTAACTAAAATGGACATAACCCCGTGATTCGGGATTTGCTTCTAGTTTTGATGACAAGAAAATCACATAGAAAACaaacattaatttttctttcaacGTGTGATATGTATAGCTCAGATTAGTTCATATGATCATATCGGCACCACTTATTTCAATccaatcatccatgaaaatcaTGCCTCTAAATTTTATCTATTTGCCAAATCTAGTTCTAACTGCttatgaaggatcttggtgctttttctcatttggttttggttAACATCGTCACAAAAGGACCTTATTGTTTGAGTTGCTGGagatcaagttttttttttaagatccGTTTCATAGGCTGGTTATTGGCGACACTCTTTCAGCCAGTGGTGGTggcatttttttagggtttatgtTGTTTTCACTTATGTGAACTTCGTCAGGGACCAtgcttaatttatttgatttcgGCTTTCTTCTTGTTAGTGTGACTTTTGCCCATGTGTAATTTTGCTCTTGCGTGCGTGTTACTTTtattttatagttgttttgtAAATGTGTTTGATGTACTCTTGCATTTTAGTCAtaaaattaatgtgttttgataAATAAATATTCTAGTGTCACATGTCAGATGTGGTATCAAGAGAAGTTTTGATGACTCTAATATGACGCAAGAATGCAAGAAAAAACTATATAAAGCTCAAGTAGTTCATATTTTTTACTCACATTACCATTGTAGTCCCTGTAGTTTTAATTTGGCCAAATTAATGCATATGCTTGCTTCCAATGTATCATTCCATTGTTAAAATCAGAGGCTTATATGCTAAAATGATCATTatgtttgattattttttagttGTTGCACGTTATCTTTTTGGCCAATTGGCATTTTACTTTTAAATATAGCAGGTATCCTAGCACACATTGGTGTAGACCTGTTTTCTATGTAGACCCGATACTGCATAAGACAACAATGTACTTTTGGCTCTTGAATATAACGGTGTGTCAAAGCAAATACGTCAGTGggaaaatttcaattaaaattggAGGTTCGAAACTTTTACTAGCTTCCGACACACCCTTTGAGGTTGAATTTAATCTTATAGATGTTTTTGTTTCACCTTTTACTATACTATAAGTTTTTCTAACTTTAATTTTATAGTTTTCAAATGATAACCACTTTTGCTATTTTGTGAAATGTTTATGCATTTTCTCTTCAACTTTACTTATTAGACATAATTGACCAACTTTCCCCGTTAATGGAGTcactcacaatgagctagtaataatgtggctCAAATTTGCCTCTGCGCgtgaatcgaatctaagactcctcacttataagtgaagatgaTTACTattaaactgtagtactaagtggcaacacAATGACTAAATCAACTAATAGAGTTAAACAATATGGGGGAATCTCTTGTCCACCCACTTGTGATTATTAACGTTTGTACAATCATTATAATCGAAActtttcattcttttattattatctaaaaatcataaaaatcattcaatttagaGATCATTTAGTCATTTATGTGTGTTGAATATAAATGGTTTAGTAACAACTACCATTCTCATGATAATGTTTGGACTACACCAGTTTGTTACTATTAGGAGGTTATTCCTTAATATTACAAAATTATTCTGAGTTGGTTAACCCTAACGAAAGTTCAATGGATAAAGGTACTACGTTAACAGCGGAACATGTTCACTTTCAGAATGTagatattaaaaatgaaaaatctcaaaTCATAACTTCATACAACGTAATGTTTATTTCTACACATAAATAACCAAAGTTGAGATGAAATTTCTGTATTATATATTAGAGGTTTTACAGTATAACATAAGCAAGTATTTTGATATTTAAGCCTAAAATAGAAAGGGAAGGAAGGAATTCACAATCGACATTCGTGGTTGTAAAAAATAGACAATAATAGAAATTTATGTGGATCTACTTTAAAGACAACTAAAAAGAGTTCATTTCACCTTaggtctttttttattttttatttattttttttggtcaaagagtAAATATTATTAGATACGAATTAAAATGTTTACATCAGAAGCCAGAGAATTGAACAACCACTCTGGTTCAAAGCAATCCCACATATGATAGCCTTCCACACGCGCGACATAAGATGCCACCTGATGCGTAGCCCCATTACAGGCACGGGGAGTGAAAAGAAACTCAACCGAACTTAATTGCTACTATAGATGCTGAATATCTCAAAGAATACCTTCAATGACGGCATCCAGTTGCAATACTCCATTTAACATGTCcaccataaccttcaaaactgTTTCCAATTGAACTATCCCAATGCCTTTCTCCACACAAGCCAACAAAGCCGCCTTCATCgcttccacctctgccatcaatctGGACTCACATAGAATGTTTCCCACACCTCCAGTTCCTTTGAAAATACCAGCAAAATCTCTGGCAACCCACCCAAAGCCAAGCCCCAtcacaatttaatttaattgtaaagtaggagtagccgaaattgaaggaaagatgagaaaAAATCGGTtatggtggtttggacatgtgaaacaaaGGCCTACTAACACTTTGGTTAAAATATGTGATTACGGGACAGATCTTAGGGCCGAAAGGATataggaagacctaggaagactttggaagagactataagaaaagacttagagtactttgATCTAACAGAAGACGTGATACAGAACTGAGCGCGATGACGTTCTAgaattcatatagccgaccccacttagtgggaaaatgctttgttgttgttgttgttcattTGAATTATTATATTTTGCTTAACTACAAACATGGAGATATTAATGAGAAAGGATCCTCCTCAGATCCTCTTTCTGACGATCTCGGAGATCCTTaaatcacattcgttcatcgtacatcgtgcggtcagaaatcaaagtttttttatatttaaaattgaatataaacagtacttaaTGAAAATTGGCTGCAAGATATACGATGAACGTATGCTATTTAAGGATctccagaatcctcacaaaaaagatCCGGTAAGGGTCCTCACTCAATATTACGTATGAAATGTAATGGAGGGCAACGTATGGAAGTATATGCACATTAATGATAATTTAATGGAGGGCAACGTATGGAAGTATATGCACATTAATGATAATTTAATGGAGGGCAACGTATGGACGACCCTCATGGAAAAAAAATAGCCATGCTTGGTTGCTAAAAAAAAGTAGCTAGTGAAGCTGAAATAACACAAATTAACAAGTGTAAAAATcatagttttcaattttaattattcaaacAGGTGTctatttgtaattaattttttaacagcATTTGCTGCTCTTCTTCGGAGCAtgattagaaataaaaaatatgttgGGGGTATCCATCATTTATGGGTTTTGTTGTATAATAGccattaatattttaaatttttgtttttttaacaagCAATATTATGTACATTAAGGGTAAGGGCaagctaagcctcataatgggctagtatttttttattttttatttttttgaacaaaaaatattatgtacACTAAGGAGAAATAGTAAGTTTAGCCTTAtgatgagctaacaataatgtggttcaaatttacatttgacgagaatcgaaccaaAGACCTCTTAcctacaagtgaagagaaacacTACTGAACTGTAGCCTTAAGTGACAtcaatcttttaattttaaaataaaaaataaaagaaaaggaaaacaacaaaagaactgCAAACAAACGCACATGAAAGATATTTGATTCGTATGAAAGATATTGCGGCGGCTAACTATACCCCGAATCTCGCCACCAATCACTCCTAGACGTGATATATAATATTCaacaaaataattgaaaaataaaaagaaatttgaaagaGTAATATGAAATTAAAGGATAGGGAGATTAATAAAGCAAGCAAGCAGACAAAGCTCTCAATTATCAGGCAGGACCGTGAGATTTCGGAGGCCAgtgcaaaatttataaaatcactCTTCTTTAAGATAGTTTTTTAAAAAAGTAGAACAATGTATTGATTTTAGAAAATGAtcacttaaatcaaaataaaCTTTAACATTCACTGATTACAAGTTtacaaatattattaattataattaaaaaaactacaAACATAACCTttactaaataatcaaaagcaattcaatcttaaacaaccaaaaataaaaataaaaacttcaaaactctaactttaaaatttcacttgaatatatgatattattatataataaagttGAAAAACTATCGTTTTTTGGGATTTCATTATTGACAATCAGAATATCCTATTGTActccatatttttatattaagtaatgttagaaagattaaatttgtaaacaaaattttgtaaattaaacatGTGAGTCGATGATTAGtttattggattattacttaagcaatAATATATATGCTCATTTCCTATTAaggacatattatttagtttataaatttagtcatCCTAGAATTaccttttttatattaaaaaaaattacacttatAAAGAATgcaatgagattttaaatgcTAACAACAGTCATTTTTTAAATGTAGAACATCATTACATAATATCATATGGCAAAATTTTGGAGCTCTTTCAAATTTGAAGCCTGTGCTAAATCCCTTTCCATTTAGTCTGAGATCCAGAccgttaaaatttaattcaacggttacaaacagagAGCATCTTTAAAAGTGATAATAACTGTAGCCATTAAATCAAATTCTAACAATCCAAATCCCGAACTAGATGAATTTGATAAAAAGAAATCCGGAGATGATCATTTTTCGTGCGTCTGCACATTTTGCTCATCCCCAACGCGCCCCCTCTATTCTCAGGCCATTTGTGCGGTGCAGTGCTACTGTGCTAGTACGAGTACATTTTGCTTCTTGGATTCagatatatttaattatatatttattaaatattttctaCCTATCTGCTTGATCATCGATATTCCAGAGATCTAAACCGCTCATTTGTGAAAAATAATGTTCGGGAAAGAATCATGCATGCATTCAGGTTGCAGCTAATTACAACAGTGGTCCAACTTGACCAAAGCCATGTATGACCACACATTTTAGTATTTGAGTCACAAAAAGACCCAAATTATATAAATGGATCGTGTATAAAGTATGaacagaaaagagaaaaagaaagaggaagtcTATTATTTACAtataaagagagaaaagagcAAAGGGAAACAAAAAGGGTCCTCATAATTTAATTATGTTGGTGGTGGTCATGGTTAAAATGGAGGGAGGCCAACCCACAGAGATTTGATGAATTTTAGTGTAATGATTTTGGTTGTTGAGAAAAAGCCTAATCTGAGGAGCAAATCCATGATTCCACCATACCTTCGCTTCGAGGAGTGGTAGtagtagcagcagcagcagtagATGAAGGCACATTGCCGGCATGAAGTACAATATTCGACGAAGGACCAGCAGCCGAGTAGTTGAGTTTCCCATTGCCGTAATTGCCATTGATAGAACTCATTAGTCTTTGATGATCAACGATATTGTCGCTGTTGTCAATGTTCTTGTTGGACCCTGTTCTGTCAGTACCCCAGCTTGGACCATTACTAGTGTCGTGCATGGAAAGCGCGGCGTCCGAGGAAGATACAATGTTGTTGGAAAGCGCATTAACATTaacctgctgctgctgctgatgagTCAAACCAAAATGTTGATGAGGACCCCCCAAAGAGCCTGCTTGATGATGATGAGGTGGTGAAGTAACGGACATTAATGGGTATTTAGGACTTTGTTGTTGGGACTGAAAAAGGGATTGGAAATTGAGAACTTGtgaggaagatgatgatgatgaagggTTTTGGTTTTGCACATTGAGGAGATTGTGATTTGTGGAGGATGAATTAATAGGATCAAGCAATGAAGATGGTGGTTGGTGCGTCACTTTTTGCGCAAAAGGCCTCAAAAGGTATGGAGGAGTAGCGTCCAAACCTAgaccccctcctcctcctcctccgcctcctGCTGATCTCATCAATGAAGAGGCAGCAGCAGCACTGCCAAAAAGGTCCAATCTGCTCCTCGCGAaaggtgaggaagaagaaaatggaggaGCAGGGATACCTGTAAATTCCTGAACCATGGCTCTGAAATTTGTGGTGTCCGTTGTCAGCACCGTCGTTGGTGCTCGCCTCGACGCTCTCGACCTCTTTTTCGGATTCCGCACAACaccgttgttgttgttgttgttgttgtgggtTTGGTTGTTGGGAGCCGAAAAAGAGGCAGAAACGTTTTGAATGTCTTGTGGAATCTGAAGCGCCGCAAAAGTAGACGACccgcctcctcctccgccgGCGGCTGCGCCGCCTCTGCTTTGTCCTAATTGGTTGATACAGGGACTGGTCAATATGGGTTGGCTGAGACCGGCTAGATCGGTGGGATTGGGGTCGGATCTTAAGGTTTTGGACCACATCATGTCGAAATTGAGGAGCGGATTTGGGTTGGTGAGCCTGGATGATAACGGATCGAACATGTTTGATAGAGGGTccatttggtggtggtggtggtggtgatggtgatggtgatgtgGTGGTGGGTTAGACATGGGACCGAGTTGACTCGGTTGGTTACTGAGCACGGCGGAGATTGACTCAGCGCGCGAATCGTACTCGTCATCGCCGCCGCTGGAGGATTGCATACTCCCACTGTTGCCAGAATCCATGcgagataaagagagagagaaatggaaagACGAACCGGAGGGACAATATGAAGGAGTAGAGAGATATTTGGTTACTTAAAATACAAACTCATTTAAGAAGAGCAAGCTACCAAGCAAACAAggtacagagagagagagagagagagagagagagagagagagagagagaggtgagctAAGCTGTTGAGAAAGTACCGCTACAAGCGTACAAGAAGCCATATGGATGCATGCCTGCTGGAATTAATGAAAGCCGAACTGAGATCTGAAAGGAGGGGAGAGGACAGAGTTTGGTAGGTGGTTTGTCCTGGAGCTGCAAAAGGGTATGCCGTGTGCGTGCGTGAACAAGAGAATAATAAAGAACCCAAGGCCACGGATGCAGACACGGATCATGAAAATTGATGGTTGCAGAAAGAACGGAAAGCTATTAGTATTGTCCGAGATCCAATCCCTTCTTCTTTTTACTATTTTTGGGTTAAAGGTCAATTAGGGTTTGAATATACAgaagacgagagagagagagagaaagagagagagagagaggaacatGGGTTGTTCCCTAGCCTTTTCTCTTCTCCAAAAAAGAAGCTGCTTCTCTGTTCGAGGTTCCATTCAAAAGATCAAGGTGGGGCAGCCATAACCCatgtctgagagagagagagagagagagagagaggagagtggTTGTTTTGGTTCAGTATGAAACGAAGAAACGGAGATATGAGGTTTAGCAGCATGTTAAgaattatataatatttaattaagttaaaattaaattaatttagtttttttggAATATTATGAGGTGGGCAAGCAACCGAATCAGGGATGATGGCTGTTGACTGGTACTATAAAAGGTTAGAGAACCACCATAACCACCGTTACTTTTAAAAAAACCCattgaaatatt is a window from the Pyrus communis chromosome 16, drPyrComm1.1, whole genome shotgun sequence genome containing:
- the LOC137720962 gene encoding uncharacterized protein, translating into MDSGNSGSMQSSSGGDDEYDSRAESISAVLSNQPSQLGPMSNPPPHHHHHHHHHHHQMDPLSNMFDPLSSRLTNPNPLLNFDMMWSKTLRSDPNPTDLAGLSQPILTSPCINQLGQSRGGAAAGGGGGGSSTFAALQIPQDIQNVSASFSAPNNQTHNNNNNNNGVVRNPKKRSRASRRAPTTVLTTDTTNFRAMVQEFTGIPAPPFSSSSPFARSRLDLFGSAAAASSLMRSAGGGGGGGGGLGLDATPPYLLRPFAQKVTHQPPSSLLDPINSSSTNHNLLNVQNQNPSSSSSSSQVLNFQSLFQSQQQSPKYPLMSVTSPPHHHQAGSLGGPHQHFGLTHQQQQQVNVNALSNNIVSSSDAALSMHDTSNGPSWGTDRTGSNKNIDNSDNIVDHQRLMSSINGNYGNGKLNYSAAGPSSNIVLHAGNVPSSTAAAATTTTPRSEGMVESWICSSD